The Actinocorallia herbida DNA window GTCGGCCTGCGGCCCCCGGTCGGATTGGGTGATCTCGAACTCGACCCGCTGTCCCTGCTCGAGGGTGCGGTAGCCGTCCATCTGGATGGAGCTGTGGTGGACGAACACGTCACGGCCGCCGTCGACGGCGATGAATCCGTATCCCTTGTCCGCGTTGAACCACTTCACGGTGCCCTGCGCCATGCTTGAACCCTGACTCGAGCCGCGGCCCCCCTGGACCGCGGAACGGCCGGGGAATCCACCTCGGACTCCCCGATCCCCATTCGAGACCCCCCGGATATCCGGGCGTGATGGAGATGGCAACGGAACATACCTGGCTGTATCAGACAGAGGGAATGTCCCGGCCGGGTGTGGCCACCATTATCGAACCGCCCCAGAACATGAAAGGGCTTTCCCATTCTGACGGGAAAGCCCTTTCTGTAAAGTCGCTGTGTCGGGCGCTCGCGGCTAGCAGCCTCCGGCGACGGCCGGGATGATCGACACCTGGACGCCCGCGGGGGTCGCGGTGTCCAGGCCCTGCTCGAACCTGACGTCCTCGTCGCCGACGTAGACGTTGACGAAACGGCGCAGTTTGCCGGTGTCGTCCAGCACACGCGCGGCGATGCCCGTGTAGTTCGCCTCGAGGTCGGCGATGACCTCGCGGAGGGTCTCCCCGGTCGCCTTGACCTCGGCCTCGCCGCCCGTGTAGGTGCGGAGGATCGTGGGAATGCGGACGGAAACACTCATATCTAGATTCAGACCAATCCGGTAGCGCGGAACGCCTCGATCGAGGGCGCGATGTTGGCGGACGGCTTGGCGACCGGGGCCACCGCGTCCAGGGTCTTCAGGCCTTCGCCCGAGTTGATGATGACCGTCTCCAGCGACGGGTCGAGCTGCCCGCTGTCGATGAGCTTCTTCAGCACGCCGACGGTCACGCCGCCCGCGGTCTCGGCGAAGATGCCCTCGGTCCTGGCCAGCAGCCGGATCGCGTCGACGACCTCGGTGTCGGTGACGTCCTCGATCGCGCCACCGGTGCGGCGGACCGCGTCGAGGACGTAGGGGCCGTCGGCCGGGTTGCCGATCGCCAGGGACTTGGCGATGGTGTTCGGCTTGACCGGGCGGATGACGTCCTGGCCCGCCTTGTACGCGGCGGACACCGGGCTGCACCCCTCGGCCTGGGCGCCGTAGACCTTGTAGGGCCGGTCCTCGACGAGGCCGAGCTTGATCAGCTCCTGGAAGGCCTTGTCGATCTTCGTCAGCTGGGAGCCGGACGCGATCGGGACGACGATCTGGTCGGGCAGCCGCCAGCCGAGCTGCTCGGCGATCTCGTAGCCGAGGGTCTTGGAGCCCTCGGCGTAGTACGGCCGGACGTTGACGTTGACGAACGCCCAGTCTTCCTGCTCGCCGGCCAGTTCCGAGGCCAGACGGTTGACGTCGTCGTAGTTGCCGTCCACGGTCACGAACGTGCCGTCGTACACGGCGGTGGTGATGATCTTCTGCTGCTCCAGGTCCGACGGCACGAAGACCGCGCTGCGGATGCCCGCGCGGGCCGCCGCGGCGGCGACGGCGTTGGCCAGGTTGCCGGTGGACGGGCAGGCCAGCACCTTGAAGCCGAGTTCGCGGGCGGCGGCCAGGGCCACGCCGACCACGCGGTCCTTGAAGGAGTGGGTGGGGTTGCCGCTGTCGTCCTTGACCCACAGCGCGCTCAGGCCGAGCGCGGAAGCGAGCTGGTCGGCCTTCACCAGACGGGTGAAGCCGGGCTCGAGGTTGGGGATCTCGGCGACGTTCGGGGGGACCGGCAGCAGGTCCTTGTAACGCCAGATGTTGTGGGGTCCCGCTTCGATGGACTCCCGCGTCACGCCCTTGACGTCGTAGGAGACCTCGAGCGGGCCGAAACACTCGGCACAGGCGTAGTACGGGCCGAGTTCGACGGAGTTGCCGCATTCGCGGCAGGTGAGCGCGGTGGCGTTACCCAGGTTGGGCATGATGTGCGAGGCCTCTCCCTCATCTTTACCTGCGCCGATCTGGTCGCAGGCCGGAGTTGGCACCTGTTCCGGGAGCGCGCGCAAGGTCAGCGCGGATCGCCGGAAGGGTTGCCGGGGCTTCGCAGGGCCGGTCCCTCCACCCCTCTGGATGAGCGCCCGTCAGAAAACGACGGGCGTGTATGAAGTTGTGTCCCGACTTTACCTCAGGTGTCCGATCGGCCGCACGGCCGGGGCGGCCACCTGGTTGGACCGTGCCCGAGTGTGAGTTGCGCCACTGCCGGGCAGGTCAGGGCCGACCTTGACCGGGGCCGCCCCGATGTGCCGTGCGACACTTCGTGCATGCAGGTACTCGTCGCCAGCAACCGCGGTCCCGTCTCCTTCGGCCGCGCCGAGGACGGCACCCTGACCATGCGCCGGGGAGGGGGCGGCCTCGTCTCCGGGCTCGCCTCGGTCGCCGCCGGAACCGATCTCCTCTGGGTGTGCGCGGCGCTCTCGGACGCCGACCGCACGGCGGCCCGGCAGGACCCCGAAGGACGCCTCGACAAGGCGGGCCACGACACGGGGGCGGTGAGGATGCTCGACATCCCCGAGCAGACCTTCCACCGGGCCTACAACTCCATCGCCAACTCCACCCTGTGGTTCGTCCACCACCTTCTCTACGCGACCCCGACCGCCCCGCACTTCGACGCCACCTTCCGGCGCGACTGGCAGGCCTACTCCGCCTACAACGCCGCCTTCGCCGGGGCGCTGGGGCAGGACGCGGAGCCGGGCGCGAAGGTCGTCGTGCAGGACTACCACCTGTCTCTGGTGCCGGGGATGCTCCGCGAGGCCCGGCCCGACCTTCGGATCGCGCACTTCTCGCACACCCCCTGGGCGCCGCCCGCCTACTTCCGGCTGCTGCCGGACGACATCGGCATCGCCATCCTGGAGGGCATGCTCGGCGCCGACCATCTCGGCTTCCTGTGCGAGCGCTGGGCCGAGGCGTTCCTCGCCTGCTGCGACGAGATCCTCGGCGCGCGGATCGACCCCGTCGCCGGCACCGTGACGTACCGGGGGCGGACGACCCGCGTCGGCGTCCACGCCCTGGGCGTGGACGGTCCCGAGCTGCGCGAGCGGGCCGGGCAGGCCGACGTGGCCGAGCGGATCGCGGGCCTGCGCGAACAGGTCGGCGACCGGCAGCTCATCCTGCGGATCGACCGCACCGAGCTGTCGAAGAACATCGTCAGGGGCCTCGCCGCCTACTGGGAGCTGCTCCTCAACCATCCCGAGTGGCGCGGCCGGGTCGTCCACCTGGCGTTCGCCTACCCGTCGCGGACGGATCTGCCGGAGTACCGCGCCTACACCGCGGCGGTCGAGCGGCTGGCCGCCGAGATCAACGACGAGTTCGGCACCGAAGACTGGACCCCGCTGATCCTCCAGGTGAAGGACGACTACGCAAGGTCGCTGGCGGCCTACCAGCTCGCCGACGTGCTCGTGGTGAACCCGATCCGCGACGGCATGAACCTCGTCGCCAAGGAGGGTCCCGTCCTATCGGAGAAGGGCTGCGCGCTGGTCCTGTCCCGCGAGGCCGGCGCCGCGGCGGAGCTCTCCGACGACGCGCTGGTGGTCAACCCGTTCGACGTCTCGCAGACCGCCGAGACCCTCAACCAGGCCCTCCTGCTGAGCGGCGACGACCGCCGCAACCGCACCAAGCGCCTCGCCGACGCCGCGACCGCCCTGCCTCCCGGCCGCTGGTTCGCGGAACAGCTCGCCGCCCTGGACTGAAGAAAGAACGCCTAGGGGCCGCCCGCGTACGGGCGGCCCCTAGGCGTCTGCCGGCCTTGTCAGGAGTAAGACTCGCCCAGGGTGGCGCGGACCTGCTTGCGGGCCTCGTGGATACGGGACTTCACGGTGCCGAGGGGCAGGTTGAGCTGCGCCGCGATCTCGCTGTACTCCAACTGGGAGACGTCCCGCAGCACCAGGGCCTGGATGAGGTCGGGCTTCTTGGCCTCCAGCTCCTCCATCGCCTCCAGGATGTCCACCCGGGATCCGGCGATGACGCTGGTGCGCCGCGGGTCCGGCCGCTGTGACGGAAGCTCGCCCGCCTGCTCGACCGAGCGGCGCTTGAGCGACCGGTAGGTCGACCTGGCGGAGTTGGCCACGACCACATGCAGCCAGGTGGAGAACCGCGAGCGGCCCTCGAACCTGTGGATGTTGCGCGCCACCTGGAGCAGCGCGTCCTGGCACGCCTCTTCCGCGTCCTGCCTGCACGGGAGGAATCTGCCCGTATGCCGCAGGACATCGCTTTGGATTAGACCGAGGAGATCGTTGAGCGCACCCTGGTCTCCCTGGGCGGCCTTCAAGGCCAGCTCTTCGGTTCGTTCGTTGAACGCCATCCGCTTCCGCTCCCCTTCATGACCGCTCAAAGGGCATGATATCGGGGTGTCCATGCCTTCAGCCGTCGGCCGTTACCGAATCGATCGAGTCCTCGGACAGGGGGCGTTCGCCTCCGTCTGGCTCGGCCTGGACGACGACCTGAACGACCAGGTCGCCATCAAGGTCCTGTCCGGGGCTCTCCTTGACGATCTGGACGTGCGCAACCGCTTCCTGGAAGAGGCCCGTATCCTGCGGCGGGCCGACTCCGAGCGGCTCGTCCGGGTGCACGAGTTCGGCGAGCTGCCTGACGGCCGCCCGTACTTCGTCATGTCCTTCGCCGACCGCGGATCGCTGTCGGACCGGATGAAGCAGGGCGGTCCACTTCCGGTCAGCACCGCCCTGGCCTACATCGAGGACATCTCCCACGGCGTCGAGGTGATCAACGAACTGGGCGTCATCCACCGCGACCTGAAGCCGTCGAACATCCTCTTCCAGACGACCAAGGACGGGCAGGGCGAGCGCCTGCTCATCGCCGACCTCGGTCTGGCGAAGGCGCTGGCGCACGCGTCGGGGGCGTTCACGCTCCCGGTCGGCACCCCCGGCTACATGTCGCCCGAGCAGGCCCGCTTCGGCGGCGGCCTCGACGTGCGGGCGGACGTCTACGGTGTGGGCGCTCTGAGCTACCACCTGCTGGCCGGAAGGGCGCCGGGCCCGGCGCCGGTCAAGGTGCCGCCGAGCGCGCACAACCCGGCGGTCACGCCCGAGATCGACGCCGTGGTGCTCAAGGCGCTGGAGGCCGACCGCGAGCTGCGCTGGCCGACCGCCGACGCGTACGCGAAGGCGATCGCGGCGCTGCGCCGCGGCGAGGCGCCCCTGTCGGCCGCGCCGCGCCCCGTGCCGCCCGCCGCGCGCACTTCCCCCGACCTGCCGAGTTTCGAGCCTTACGGCAGCCCTCAGCCCCCGCAGGAACCGTCCGGGCAGCCGCGGTACCGGCCCGAGGCCCCTTCCGACGCCGAGACCCAGGCCGTCCGGTACCCCGAGGGCGACGACGCGACGGTCCTCGACCACGATCCGATGCTCGACCGGCGGCCCCAGCCCCCGCGCGACACCCCTTTCGGCGACACCCCCTTCGGCAGGCAGCACCCGCAGGGCCCGCCGCCCCCTCCGCACGGCGGCTTCACCCCCGGGCGGCCCGCCGCGCCCGTCCCCCCGGCCGCGGCCTCCGCGCCCCGTCCGCCCCGGCAGCGGCTGCTGCTCCCCGCGGTGATCACCGCGGGCGTGCTGGTGCTCGGCGCGGTCGCCACCGTGCTGTTCCGGCTCGGCGGCGGCGAACCCGAGCCGAAGCCGACCCCGACGGTCGCGCTCGTCCCGCTGGCCGACCCGAGCCGGAAGATCCAGGTGAGCGTGCCGGCCGAGTGGACGCAGGACACCGGGGAGTCCATCTGGAACCCCTCGGCCAACGCCGGGGTGGACGACGCCGCCGATCGGCCGGTGCTGCGCGCGACCACGAACAAGGACGACTTCCGG harbors:
- a CDS encoding RNA polymerase sigma factor, translating into MAFNERTEELALKAAQGDQGALNDLLGLIQSDVLRHTGRFLPCRQDAEEACQDALLQVARNIHRFEGRSRFSTWLHVVVANSARSTYRSLKRRSVEQAGELPSQRPDPRRTSVIAGSRVDILEAMEELEAKKPDLIQALVLRDVSQLEYSEIAAQLNLPLGTVKSRIHEARKQVRATLGESYS
- a CDS encoding cold-shock protein codes for the protein MAQGTVKWFNADKGYGFIAVDGGRDVFVHHSSIQMDGYRTLEQGQRVEFEITQSDRGPQADLVRSL
- a CDS encoding serine/threonine-protein kinase, which translates into the protein MPSAVGRYRIDRVLGQGAFASVWLGLDDDLNDQVAIKVLSGALLDDLDVRNRFLEEARILRRADSERLVRVHEFGELPDGRPYFVMSFADRGSLSDRMKQGGPLPVSTALAYIEDISHGVEVINELGVIHRDLKPSNILFQTTKDGQGERLLIADLGLAKALAHASGAFTLPVGTPGYMSPEQARFGGGLDVRADVYGVGALSYHLLAGRAPGPAPVKVPPSAHNPAVTPEIDAVVLKALEADRELRWPTADAYAKAIAALRRGEAPLSAAPRPVPPAARTSPDLPSFEPYGSPQPPQEPSGQPRYRPEAPSDAETQAVRYPEGDDATVLDHDPMLDRRPQPPRDTPFGDTPFGRQHPQGPPPPPHGGFTPGRPAAPVPPAAASAPRPPRQRLLLPAVITAGVLVLGAVATVLFRLGGGEPEPKPTPTVALVPLADPSRKIQVSVPAEWTQDTGESIWNPSANAGVDDAADRPVLRATTNKDDFRPADAKSPGVFVGLTTALTLPPKGESDHTAPEDGGCVKGEARSLKIGDLGATITPWTQCKTGVPSITEVGVVKEDKTFGAWVRIKQAAGPDISDQILRTLKLQAP
- a CDS encoding MoaD/ThiS family protein; the protein is MSVSVRIPTILRTYTGGEAEVKATGETLREVIADLEANYTGIAARVLDDTGKLRRFVNVYVGDEDVRFEQGLDTATPAGVQVSIIPAVAGGC
- a CDS encoding alpha,alpha-trehalose-phosphate synthase (UDP-forming) encodes the protein MQVLVASNRGPVSFGRAEDGTLTMRRGGGGLVSGLASVAAGTDLLWVCAALSDADRTAARQDPEGRLDKAGHDTGAVRMLDIPEQTFHRAYNSIANSTLWFVHHLLYATPTAPHFDATFRRDWQAYSAYNAAFAGALGQDAEPGAKVVVQDYHLSLVPGMLREARPDLRIAHFSHTPWAPPAYFRLLPDDIGIAILEGMLGADHLGFLCERWAEAFLACCDEILGARIDPVAGTVTYRGRTTRVGVHALGVDGPELRERAGQADVAERIAGLREQVGDRQLILRIDRTELSKNIVRGLAAYWELLLNHPEWRGRVVHLAFAYPSRTDLPEYRAYTAAVERLAAEINDEFGTEDWTPLILQVKDDYARSLAAYQLADVLVVNPIRDGMNLVAKEGPVLSEKGCALVLSREAGAAAELSDDALVVNPFDVSQTAETLNQALLLSGDDRRNRTKRLADAATALPPGRWFAEQLAALD
- the thrC gene encoding threonine synthase; this translates as MPNLGNATALTCRECGNSVELGPYYACAECFGPLEVSYDVKGVTRESIEAGPHNIWRYKDLLPVPPNVAEIPNLEPGFTRLVKADQLASALGLSALWVKDDSGNPTHSFKDRVVGVALAAARELGFKVLACPSTGNLANAVAAAAARAGIRSAVFVPSDLEQQKIITTAVYDGTFVTVDGNYDDVNRLASELAGEQEDWAFVNVNVRPYYAEGSKTLGYEIAEQLGWRLPDQIVVPIASGSQLTKIDKAFQELIKLGLVEDRPYKVYGAQAEGCSPVSAAYKAGQDVIRPVKPNTIAKSLAIGNPADGPYVLDAVRRTGGAIEDVTDTEVVDAIRLLARTEGIFAETAGGVTVGVLKKLIDSGQLDPSLETVIINSGEGLKTLDAVAPVAKPSANIAPSIEAFRATGLV